From Crassaminicella indica, one genomic window encodes:
- a CDS encoding glycoside hydrolase family 26 protein, producing the protein MKKNSFLLCVFIICFSSFFVYGNTVEAFDMGNENYNQYTTYINYADGYMINYPKDMWVDTTLSSVKTVIGNEKREIEIYYDDFRNTHHSSMGYINYSNAFIKNSTDHYKEYENMILVNGMQTHLLKWSRKKLSRVENDKNYYVSAEIIKNSHEVYTIFIKSATPFENYEEYMDIINSFQLIEKVDNHHINVKFKPVQKNLNDETKAFYQKYFLESDKLRWGIFEYTAPKSFWYLNALEDKIDYTFQFLVRYQSLDVPFPMEEMVNAYKNNRYVELTLQTMHMGQDNSSITYDILDGKYDDYFQRYAKKIKEFNHPILFRLNNEMNGDWCVYSSYYSSKDTNLYKEVWRYVYKIFEENGVDNVLWVWNPNDVSFPNFKWNHYLNYYPGDQYVDIIGLTGYNTGTYYQGEKWREFDEIYPQLYSEYISIFEQPFMITEFGSNEIGGDKVKWINDMFDGFSSNQYKNIKVAIWWNGIDWDKNMNPARIYRMDRREEFINTFRERLKYFHEGKEEGLENETI; encoded by the coding sequence ATGAAAAAAAACAGTTTTTTATTATGTGTATTTATTATTTGTTTTTCAAGTTTTTTTGTTTATGGTAATACAGTAGAAGCTTTTGATATGGGGAATGAAAATTATAATCAGTATACAACATATATAAATTATGCAGATGGATATATGATAAATTACCCTAAGGATATGTGGGTAGATACTACGCTATCTTCGGTTAAAACAGTTATAGGAAATGAAAAAAGAGAAATTGAGATATATTATGATGATTTTAGGAATACACATCATTCATCAATGGGGTATATAAACTATAGTAATGCATTTATAAAAAACAGTACGGACCACTATAAAGAATATGAGAATATGATTTTAGTAAATGGGATGCAGACACATTTACTAAAATGGAGCAGAAAAAAGCTCTCTAGAGTAGAAAATGATAAAAATTATTATGTGAGTGCAGAAATTATTAAAAATAGTCATGAAGTCTATACCATTTTTATAAAATCAGCAACACCTTTTGAAAATTATGAAGAGTATATGGATATTATTAATAGTTTTCAGTTAATAGAAAAAGTAGATAATCATCATATCAATGTAAAATTCAAACCTGTACAAAAAAATCTAAATGATGAAACAAAAGCATTCTATCAGAAATATTTTTTAGAAAGTGATAAATTAAGATGGGGAATCTTTGAATATACTGCCCCAAAAAGTTTTTGGTATCTTAATGCATTAGAAGATAAGATTGACTATACTTTTCAGTTTTTAGTCAGATACCAATCACTAGATGTGCCTTTTCCTATGGAAGAAATGGTAAATGCCTATAAAAATAATCGATACGTAGAGCTAACGCTTCAAACTATGCATATGGGGCAAGACAATTCTAGTATTACATACGATATTTTAGATGGAAAATATGATGATTATTTTCAAAGGTATGCAAAAAAAATAAAAGAATTTAATCATCCTATCCTTTTTAGATTAAATAATGAAATGAATGGAGATTGGTGTGTCTATTCAAGTTATTATAGCTCTAAGGATACAAATCTTTATAAGGAAGTATGGAGATATGTTTATAAAATTTTTGAAGAAAACGGTGTAGATAATGTGCTGTGGGTATGGAATCCTAATGATGTATCATTCCCAAATTTCAAATGGAATCATTATTTGAATTATTATCCAGGAGATCAATATGTAGATATCATAGGACTTACAGGATACAATACAGGAACTTATTATCAAGGCGAAAAATGGAGAGAATTTGATGAAATTTACCCACAGCTTTATTCAGAATATATATCTATTTTTGAGCAGCCCTTTATGATTACAGAATTTGGGTCAAATGAGATTGGTGGAGATAAAGTCAAGTGGATAAATGATATGTTTGATGGATTTTCTTCTAATCAATATAAAAATATTAAGGTAGCTATATGGTGGAACGGTATTGATTGGGATAAAAATATGAATCCGGCTAGAATTTACAGGATGGATAGAAGAGAAGAATTCATAAATACTTTTAGAGAAAGATTAAAATATTTTCATGAAGGAAAAGAGGAAGGATTAGAAAATGAAACAATTTAA
- a CDS encoding SGNH/GDSL hydrolase family protein, with protein MKQFKRIILYFLLYALIIQFGLEYVIPVQAVYNDRLSYDAVKNRPTNIEAVFEQVKRIIDQENLKDYVIILGDSVGYSNPGPAESSLAHFLNEKAKKYGKSFRVFNLSMPAMQTGDIYTVLLKMKEYGISSDHLIINIIYAGFVARNPDPSPVFWLKDQLKEVDPNAYYHIEKQLIANEKVEENIIKKKLKNAKNIMYENIAVFKYKDYIQAYLIDKFKSLKGNIVEREDIKPWYEKEFLKDLLKQPMYQREFSDIAFVMDESNPQIYFLNKIIQLQKDKDTLIFLAAMNDELLKDNTSKIGFQENLNKIDAYFKNKPVTYINFNKKIDYNLFSDHVHLTPEGYEILAEKLWNEIVKWNIN; from the coding sequence ATGAAACAATTTAAAAGGATTATATTATATTTTCTTCTGTATGCATTGATTATACAGTTTGGTTTGGAATATGTAATTCCTGTTCAGGCTGTGTATAATGATCGATTAAGCTATGATGCGGTAAAGAATCGTCCCACAAATATAGAAGCTGTTTTTGAACAAGTGAAAAGAATAATTGATCAAGAAAATTTAAAGGACTATGTAATTATATTAGGGGATTCAGTTGGATATAGTAATCCAGGTCCTGCTGAATCTTCTTTAGCACATTTTTTAAATGAAAAAGCAAAAAAATACGGTAAGTCTTTTAGGGTATTTAATCTTTCTATGCCAGCTATGCAGACAGGAGATATTTATACGGTACTCCTTAAGATGAAAGAATATGGTATATCCTCTGATCATTTAATCATAAATATTATTTATGCTGGATTTGTAGCACGTAATCCTGATCCTTCACCTGTTTTTTGGTTGAAGGATCAATTAAAGGAAGTAGATCCTAATGCTTATTATCATATAGAAAAACAGTTAATTGCAAATGAAAAGGTAGAAGAAAATATTATTAAGAAAAAACTTAAGAATGCTAAAAATATTATGTATGAAAATATAGCTGTATTTAAATATAAAGATTATATACAGGCTTATTTGATTGATAAATTCAAAAGCTTAAAGGGTAATATTGTAGAAAGAGAAGACATTAAGCCCTGGTATGAAAAGGAATTTCTGAAGGATTTATTAAAACAACCTATGTATCAAAGAGAATTTAGTGATATAGCCTTTGTGATGGATGAGAGCAATCCTCAAATATATTTTTTAAATAAAATTATTCAGTTGCAAAAGGATAAAGATACACTTATTTTTCTTGCAGCAATGAATGATGAATTATTAAAGGATAATACATCAAAGATTGGGTTTCAAGAAAATTTAAATAAAATAGATGCATATTTTAAAAATAAACCAGTAACATACATAAATTTTAATAAAAAAATAGATTATAATCTTTTTTCAGATCATGTCCATTTAACTCCAGAAGGCTATGAAATTTTAGCTGAAAAGCTGTGGAATGAGATTGTTAAATGGAATATTAATTAA
- a CDS encoding MBOAT family O-acyltransferase has product MLFHSFEFMILLFITFMLFYSFPKQRIYLLALVNILFYGASGISYLVLFMLVSLITYVCALHLDKSYYKILYTIGILVNLLNLAFFKYTGFILKNLEKIIGITFPWQEHLLAKIMLPVGISFYTFQLIAYLVDVKRKEIKPCDSFISFWVFISFFGQLIAGPIMRGKEFIPQILNVQKNPFTLSNIKYGFYYITMGLAKKIIFADFLASKADFYFSQVMNLNTLDAWFAAYLFAFQIYFDFSAYSEIAVGIGHLFGLRLKLNFKSPYISGNPSEFWKRWHITLSSWIKDYIYIPLGGAKKGVFLQYVNLIIAMALSGLWHGAAWTFIIWGTYHGVLSVLHKIYRKNISFNRNNKLYKLISIFVFFHLTTIGWVFFRAGSFNDALYMIKEMITLSNMTYSPRYFIYFGFIAFLYCIHLLEYFIRKNDITLTKLWEKYFPPFIRAAAYIGILIILILFTKTEESSFIYFQF; this is encoded by the coding sequence ATGCTGTTTCATTCTTTTGAATTTATGATTTTGCTTTTTATTACATTCATGCTTTTTTATTCTTTTCCAAAACAAAGAATTTATCTGTTGGCTTTAGTTAATATACTCTTTTATGGAGCATCAGGAATAAGCTATTTAGTATTATTTATGCTTGTATCACTGATTACATATGTGTGTGCACTGCATTTAGATAAAAGCTATTATAAAATACTATATACCATAGGAATACTTGTAAACCTTTTGAATTTAGCATTTTTTAAGTATACAGGATTTATATTGAAAAATCTTGAAAAAATCATAGGTATTACTTTTCCGTGGCAGGAGCATTTATTAGCGAAGATTATGTTGCCTGTAGGGATTTCTTTTTATACATTCCAGCTAATAGCTTATTTAGTAGATGTAAAAAGAAAAGAAATAAAGCCTTGTGATTCTTTTATAAGCTTTTGGGTATTTATTTCTTTCTTTGGACAGCTGATTGCAGGACCTATTATGCGTGGGAAAGAGTTTATTCCTCAAATTTTGAATGTACAGAAAAATCCATTTACCTTGAGCAATATAAAATATGGTTTTTATTATATTACTATGGGACTTGCTAAAAAAATAATATTTGCGGATTTTTTAGCTTCTAAGGCTGATTTTTATTTTAGTCAAGTAATGAATTTGAATACTCTAGATGCTTGGTTTGCAGCTTATCTGTTTGCATTTCAGATATACTTTGATTTTTCTGCGTATAGTGAAATTGCTGTAGGTATTGGGCATTTATTTGGATTAAGGTTAAAGCTTAATTTTAAATCTCCATATATTAGTGGAAACCCATCAGAATTTTGGAAAAGATGGCACATTACTTTGTCTTCTTGGATTAAGGATTATATTTATATTCCATTAGGGGGGGCAAAAAAAGGAGTTTTTCTACAGTATGTAAATTTAATCATAGCTATGGCACTATCAGGTCTTTGGCACGGAGCAGCTTGGACTTTTATAATATGGGGAACTTATCATGGTGTTTTAAGTGTACTTCATAAAATTTATAGAAAAAATATTTCTTTTAATCGTAATAACAAGCTTTACAAGCTTATATCTATTTTTGTATTTTTTCATTTAACTACAATAGGATGGGTATTTTTTAGAGCAGGAAGCTTTAATGATGCACTTTATATGATCAAAGAGATGATTACACTATCGAATATGACTTATAGTCCTAGATACTTTATTTATTTTGGATTTATTGCTTTTCTTTATTGCATTCACTTATTAGAATATTTTATTAGAAAGAATGATATTACTTTAACAAAGCTGTGGGAGAAGTATTTTCCTCCATTTATACGTGCAGCTGCCTATATTGGAATTTTGATTATATTAATTTTATTTACAAAAACAGAGGAGAGCAGTTTTATTTATTTCCAATTTTAA
- the murJ gene encoding murein biosynthesis integral membrane protein MurJ: MNNYKKTIKTIFAVIGLTFFAKFLGFFRDALLGSKLGANMESDAYIMALNSTSIIFVNIGAAIVTATIPIIVRIFNKATKKEAFSFVNNLLNILIFIACILTVLGELFSKQIMGLLAEGFEYYKFHLTVQLTRIMFPILIFICITYVFVSLLQSMERFKVTSIISIPANVMIIVFLCFFSQKYGVKGLAVVTTIGWILQFLVMTPFLYKEDYKYNLRINFKDPYIKEFFSMILIIIIVASVNQLNILLDQKQASFLGHGKISFLYYANILYQAITTTTVLGINTVMFPKFAEKAVNLSEKQYAQFIAAIIKLMTFVLLPMTAGIVLLRNPIISLVFERGAFTHHAAVITGSVFACYALGMISFGILDVVNKAFYARNDKKIPVQYALLIIVSNMILNWILGPKFDVVGLAIGTALASTVGSIGLMRAFKRKMGYLDVKSLWNTFIKVILSCLVMAIAVMPTLKILNVYFYDKGLIGKIIVVIIPSIVGGVVYAFVTMKLKLEEAFTLYNHFVQPLIKKLKGNR; this comes from the coding sequence ATGAATAATTATAAGAAAACCATCAAAACAATTTTTGCAGTTATAGGTTTAACTTTTTTTGCAAAATTTTTAGGATTTTTTAGAGATGCTTTATTAGGCAGTAAGCTAGGAGCTAATATGGAGTCTGATGCATATATTATGGCACTCAATAGTACTTCGATTATATTTGTAAATATTGGAGCTGCTATTGTTACTGCAACTATACCTATTATTGTAAGAATTTTTAATAAAGCTACAAAAAAAGAAGCTTTTTCTTTTGTGAATAATCTGTTAAATATTTTAATCTTTATTGCATGTATTCTTACCGTTTTAGGAGAATTGTTTTCTAAACAAATTATGGGTCTTCTTGCTGAGGGCTTTGAGTACTATAAGTTTCATTTAACTGTTCAATTAACAAGGATTATGTTTCCTATTTTGATTTTTATCTGTATTACATATGTATTTGTATCATTATTGCAATCTATGGAAAGATTTAAAGTAACATCTATTATTAGTATCCCAGCCAATGTGATGATCATAGTTTTTTTATGCTTTTTTTCACAAAAATATGGTGTAAAGGGATTGGCTGTTGTTACTACTATTGGATGGATACTTCAATTTTTAGTAATGACCCCTTTTCTATATAAGGAAGATTACAAATATAATCTTCGTATAAACTTTAAAGACCCATATATAAAAGAATTTTTTTCAATGATTTTGATAATTATCATTGTAGCATCTGTAAATCAATTAAATATTTTATTAGATCAAAAACAAGCATCTTTTTTAGGACATGGAAAAATATCTTTTCTATATTATGCAAATATATTGTATCAAGCTATTACTACTACTACTGTTTTAGGAATCAATACTGTCATGTTTCCAAAATTTGCAGAAAAGGCAGTGAATTTGAGTGAAAAGCAGTATGCTCAGTTTATTGCTGCTATTATCAAATTAATGACATTTGTGTTACTGCCAATGACAGCAGGGATTGTTCTTTTAAGAAATCCAATAATAAGTTTAGTTTTTGAAAGAGGAGCATTTACCCATCATGCTGCTGTTATTACAGGCTCAGTGTTTGCTTGCTATGCTTTAGGTATGATTAGCTTTGGTATTTTAGATGTTGTGAATAAAGCCTTCTATGCACGAAATGATAAAAAAATACCTGTTCAATATGCTTTACTCATAATCGTTTCAAATATGATCCTCAATTGGATTTTAGGACCAAAATTTGATGTGGTTGGATTGGCTATAGGAACAGCTTTAGCATCTACTGTGGGGAGTATTGGACTGATGAGAGCATTCAAGAGAAAAATGGGATATTTAGATGTTAAAAGCTTATGGAATACTTTTATAAAGGTGATATTAAGCTGTTTGGTGATGGCTATAGCAGTAATGCCAACATTGAAAATACTAAATGTATATTTTTATGATAAGGGACTAATAGGCAAAATCATTGTAGTGATAATTCCAAGTATTGTAGGTGGTGTAGTATACGCTTTTGTAACTATGAAGCTAAAATTAGAAGAAGCTTTTACATTATATAATCATTTTGTTCAACCATTAATAAAGAAATTAAAAGGGAATAGATGA
- a CDS encoding DUF5693 family protein translates to MKKKYILLFILIFSLLIVSITAMKRIHIESNNKTVDVILDYKEFEKMAKQSDEDLEWWFRKFKTLGVSGVGLNEESFESMIEENKPIKVEMIGSIIKDMNWKKEYPKAIVELFEKEKIDSYDVLARTKSKELYEFIKNGLESRYDKSKFKIMEEKDEYLFILDGTAEDALYTQIEKVFDVKNKGFKEVSKLYSSKLIRLGLGLDEKKVNLIKKSGLKVVPRPYNYSSWSSKKLVEGTINDYKKFHIIPPYMIFGGGEVLGYPKNVKALEDYMKKNNIKVGMIESGVQREHIKQKGLYDLTRNLDYDSVRVFSVLKFIQKRFQYYNYKGAEEIENSLNRAVTERNIRVIYFKPFKYDDYIYVTDYKEYEKMFDRFRTRLSSHGMKIGPASVMDANKVRNRYKIMIGWGVVAAGILLLENIVRLKEKISYILLGIGIVGVTGIFLVKPHIGEILLALSAAIIFPSLSMAYFCSRCSIYYKEGIQQKSILKDFIVVIKDLVICSLISLIGSFMVGSILSDIEYLLEMSIFRGVKFSQLIPIVIFIILYMGYFGYKRNKGIYEAKTLKWEDIKNLLFDDVKIIYVIVGAVLLVVGYIYIARTGHETSIQPSNLEMIFRNMLEEKFYARPRTKEFLFAFPALMLGFFVAKKRIKWLTFIFGLCAVIGQTSIVNTFCHLRTPMLLSIVRTGYSLIFGILIGSIYALLLYSSVKLLKVMRGAAHHE, encoded by the coding sequence ATGAAGAAAAAATATATTTTATTATTTATATTGATCTTTTCTTTATTGATTGTTTCTATTACAGCTATGAAAAGAATCCATATAGAATCAAACAATAAGACAGTAGATGTTATATTAGATTATAAAGAGTTTGAAAAAATGGCAAAGCAATCAGATGAGGATTTAGAATGGTGGTTTAGAAAATTCAAAACATTAGGGGTTAGTGGTGTAGGTTTAAATGAAGAAAGCTTTGAATCTATGATAGAGGAAAATAAACCTATAAAGGTTGAGATGATCGGAAGTATCATAAAGGATATGAATTGGAAAAAAGAATATCCTAAAGCCATAGTAGAACTTTTTGAGAAAGAAAAAATAGATTCATATGATGTTTTGGCAAGAACAAAATCAAAAGAGCTATATGAATTTATTAAAAATGGACTAGAAAGTAGATATGATAAAAGTAAATTTAAAATCATGGAAGAAAAGGATGAATATCTATTTATATTAGATGGAACAGCAGAGGATGCTTTGTATACGCAAATTGAAAAGGTCTTTGATGTTAAAAATAAAGGCTTTAAAGAAGTTTCAAAGCTTTATTCTTCAAAATTGATAAGGTTAGGATTAGGATTAGATGAAAAAAAGGTAAATTTAATAAAAAAGAGTGGATTGAAGGTAGTTCCAAGACCTTATAATTATAGTAGCTGGAGCTCTAAAAAGCTAGTTGAAGGTACTATTAATGATTATAAAAAATTTCATATTATTCCTCCTTATATGATCTTTGGTGGGGGAGAGGTTTTAGGTTATCCAAAGAATGTTAAAGCTTTAGAAGATTATATGAAAAAAAATAATATAAAGGTTGGAATGATTGAATCAGGTGTACAAAGAGAACATATCAAGCAAAAGGGCTTATATGATCTGACAAGAAATTTAGATTATGATAGTGTAAGAGTTTTTAGTGTATTGAAATTTATTCAGAAGAGATTTCAGTATTATAACTATAAAGGTGCAGAGGAAATAGAAAATAGCTTAAATCGTGCTGTAACAGAAAGAAATATAAGAGTTATATATTTTAAGCCTTTCAAATATGATGATTATATTTATGTAACAGACTATAAAGAATATGAAAAAATGTTTGATAGATTTAGAACAAGATTAAGTAGTCATGGAATGAAAATAGGCCCTGCTAGTGTAATGGATGCGAATAAAGTAAGAAATCGATATAAAATAATGATTGGATGGGGAGTAGTAGCTGCTGGGATTTTACTACTTGAGAATATTGTAAGGTTAAAAGAAAAAATAAGCTATATCCTATTAGGTATTGGAATCGTTGGGGTAACAGGGATATTTTTAGTAAAGCCTCATATAGGAGAAATTCTTTTAGCATTAAGTGCAGCTATTATATTTCCTTCTCTGAGCATGGCATATTTTTGCAGTAGGTGTAGTATTTACTATAAGGAAGGAATTCAACAAAAATCTATTTTAAAAGATTTTATTGTTGTTATAAAAGATTTAGTTATATGCTCTTTGATATCCTTGATAGGATCATTCATGGTAGGAAGCATTCTTTCAGATATTGAATATTTATTAGAAATGAGTATTTTTAGAGGAGTGAAGTTTAGCCAATTAATTCCAATTGTTATATTCATCATTCTTTATATGGGGTATTTTGGATATAAAAGAAACAAAGGTATTTATGAAGCTAAAACGTTAAAATGGGAAGATATAAAAAATTTATTATTTGATGATGTAAAGATTATTTATGTAATAGTGGGTGCTGTTTTATTGGTTGTAGGATATATATATATAGCTAGAACAGGTCATGAAACTTCAATACAGCCATCTAATTTAGAAATGATATTTAGAAATATGCTAGAAGAAAAATTTTATGCTAGACCGAGAACAAAAGAATTTTTATTTGCATTTCCAGCACTAATGTTAGGTTTCTTTGTAGCAAAGAAAAGGATAAAATGGCTTACTTTTATATTTGGATTATGTGCAGTGATCGGACAAACCTCCATTGTAAATACTTTTTGTCATTTAAGAACCCCTATGCTTTTATCTATTGTAAGAACAGGATATTCATTGATATTTGGTATTTTGATAGGAAGTATTTATGCTTTGCTGCTGTATAGTAGTGTGAAGCTCTTAAAAGTCATGAGAGGAGCAGCACATCATGAGTAA
- the csaB gene encoding polysaccharide pyruvyl transferase CsaB yields MSKVVISGYYGFNNVGDESILTSIVDNFKKYKKDIEITVLSANPESTSQKYDIQAVDRKNLWQIYKAIKDCDLFVSGGGSLLQDVTSHRSITYYLAIIFMAILLRKKILIYGQGIGPINKSFNQYMVRWILNKVDAIIVRDEGSQELLKRIGVNVPPIYVTTDPVISLRKGNIELGREILIKAGIDPERKKPLIGFAIRGWRERDEFISNICNIADKLIENFDMDVVFIPFHFGEDIKIMEDIQNRMKQKAFFIKNRYDINEMLGIVGNLNLLIGVRLHSLIFAAIMNTPFIAISYDPKIDSFMKSLQLEPLCSTEALNDVDLILEIEKVQKNHESYKELLEEKVKLLQEKLRVNEQIVIKLLKEGGCSSEA; encoded by the coding sequence ATGAGTAAGGTTGTCATTTCAGGTTATTATGGCTTTAATAATGTGGGAGATGAATCTATATTAACTTCTATTGTAGATAATTTTAAGAAGTATAAAAAAGATATAGAAATAACAGTACTTTCAGCAAATCCTGAAAGTACTTCCCAAAAATATGATATCCAAGCAGTAGATAGAAAAAATTTATGGCAAATTTATAAAGCCATAAAAGATTGTGATCTGTTTGTTAGTGGTGGAGGCAGTTTGCTTCAGGATGTTACAAGCCACAGAAGTATTACCTATTATTTAGCTATTATTTTCATGGCTATTCTTTTAAGGAAAAAAATATTGATTTATGGACAAGGAATTGGCCCTATAAATAAAAGCTTTAATCAATATATGGTAAGGTGGATTTTAAATAAAGTAGATGCTATTATTGTAAGAGATGAGGGTTCTCAAGAATTATTAAAGCGTATTGGTGTAAATGTACCTCCAATTTATGTTACAACAGATCCTGTTATCAGTTTAAGAAAAGGAAATATTGAACTAGGAAGAGAAATTTTGATAAAAGCAGGAATTGATCCAGAAAGGAAAAAACCATTAATTGGATTTGCAATTAGAGGTTGGCGTGAGCGCGATGAATTTATATCAAATATATGCAATATAGCAGATAAACTCATTGAAAATTTTGATATGGATGTTGTATTTATTCCCTTCCATTTTGGAGAAGATATAAAAATAATGGAAGATATACAGAATAGAATGAAACAAAAAGCTTTTTTTATTAAAAATAGATATGATATAAATGAAATGTTAGGAATTGTTGGAAATCTAAACCTTCTTATAGGAGTAAGATTACATTCTTTAATATTTGCTGCAATTATGAATACGCCATTTATTGCTATTTCTTATGATCCGAAAATTGATAGCTTTATGAAATCTCTACAATTAGAACCACTATGCAGTACAGAAGCTTTAAATGATGTAGATTTAATCTTAGAGATAGAAAAGGTACAAAAAAATCATGAAAGCTATAAGGAGCTTTTAGAAGAAAAAGTAAAGCTTCTTCAAGAAAAATTAAGGGTCAATGAACAGATCGTCATTAAGCTTTTAAAGGAAGGAGGTTGCAGCAGTGAGGCATAA
- a CDS encoding WecB/TagA/CpsF family glycosyltransferase — translation MRHKVEIMGVCIDQGNLEDAYNRCIEFINTKGCKMIITPNTEIIMRAQKDSKLFQIINKADLVIPDGIGLIYASKIQGKGLKERVTGVDLMYKILEYCNENKKSIYILGGKPEVAEKACKNIKNKLPGVEIKGCHDGYFKEEEEINIIENINRLNPDILFVALGVPKQEIFMDKYKEMLSARIVMGVGGSVDVWAGTVKRAPKIYQKLGLEWFYRLLKEPWRYKRMMVLPKFMIKVLFQK, via the coding sequence GTGAGGCATAAAGTAGAGATAATGGGAGTATGCATTGATCAAGGTAATTTAGAAGATGCATATAATAGATGTATAGAATTTATAAATACAAAGGGTTGTAAAATGATTATTACACCAAATACAGAAATTATTATGCGAGCACAAAAGGATTCAAAATTATTTCAAATTATCAATAAGGCTGATTTGGTGATCCCTGATGGTATTGGTCTTATATATGCATCTAAAATTCAAGGAAAAGGTCTTAAAGAAAGAGTTACAGGCGTTGATCTAATGTATAAAATATTAGAATATTGTAACGAAAATAAAAAGAGCATATATATTTTAGGAGGAAAGCCAGAAGTTGCAGAGAAGGCTTGTAAAAATATAAAAAATAAATTACCGGGAGTAGAAATAAAAGGATGTCATGATGGGTATTTTAAAGAGGAAGAGGAAATTAATATTATAGAAAACATCAATAGATTAAATCCTGATATATTATTTGTTGCATTAGGAGTACCAAAGCAAGAAATATTTATGGATAAATATAAAGAAATGCTTAGTGCAAGGATTGTCATGGGTGTTGGAGGAAGTGTTGATGTTTGGGCAGGAACTGTAAAAAGAGCTCCTAAAATATATCAAAAGTTAGGACTTGAATGGTTTTATAGATTACTCAAAGAGCCCTGGAGATATAAAAGGATGATGGTACTGCCAAAGTTTATGATAAAAGTACTATTTCAAAAATGA
- a CDS encoding transketolase — MAKVDYEMLKKNATEIRKGIIKAVHAAGSGHPGGSLSAADILTVLYFYKMKVDPKNPKWEERDRFVLSKGHAAPVLYATLAEKGFFSKEELLKLRHIGAMLQGHPDMKGTPGVEMSTGSLGQGFSCSIGMALAAKLDKKDIRVYALLGDGEVQEGIVWEAAMAASHYKLDNLTAILDFNGLQIDGKNEDVMNIHPIKEKWESFGWHVLEIDGHSFEEIISVLDKADEIKDKPTMIIAKTIKGKGVSFMENQVGWHGTAPKDDEKEKALKELGGAN, encoded by the coding sequence TTGGCAAAGGTAGATTATGAAATGTTAAAGAAAAATGCCACAGAGATTCGAAAAGGAATTATTAAAGCAGTACATGCAGCTGGATCTGGTCATCCAGGAGGATCTTTATCTGCTGCAGATATTTTAACAGTACTTTACTTTTATAAGATGAAGGTAGATCCTAAAAATCCTAAATGGGAAGAAAGAGATAGATTTGTACTATCTAAGGGACATGCAGCACCTGTTCTTTATGCAACATTAGCAGAAAAAGGATTTTTCTCAAAGGAAGAATTACTGAAATTAAGACATATAGGAGCAATGCTACAAGGTCATCCAGATATGAAAGGTACTCCAGGAGTTGAAATGTCCACAGGATCTTTAGGACAAGGATTTTCATGTAGTATTGGTATGGCTTTAGCTGCAAAGCTTGATAAAAAAGACATTAGAGTTTATGCTCTACTTGGAGATGGAGAAGTGCAAGAAGGAATTGTTTGGGAAGCAGCAATGGCAGCAAGCCACTATAAACTAGATAATTTAACAGCAATCCTAGATTTTAATGGCCTTCAAATAGATGGGAAAAATGAAGATGTTATGAATATTCATCCGATCAAAGAAAAGTGGGAAAGCTTTGGATGGCATGTATTAGAAATAGATGGACATAGCTTTGAAGAAATTATCTCAGTACTTGATAAAGCTGATGAAATAAAGGACAAACCTACTATGATTATTGCAAAAACTATTAAAGGTAAAGGCGTTTCATTTATGGAAAATCAAGTAGGTTGGCATGGTACTGCACCTAAAGATGATGAAAAAGAAAAAGCATTAAAGGAATTAGGGGGTGCCAACTAA